The segment TGATTAGAGGATGCTTACAGGACGTCACATTGAGTCGCGGGGGGATTAATCCCCATTTTATCATGACATGACACAACAGGCGGTATAATATTCGCCCCGAGATGGAACGCATTTATCCTTGGGGGGCGACACGTGTCCATCAGTTCACGAACGAAACGCCGGATCGGACGCAACGCGCCGACAGTCATCATTATAGATCATCATACACTTGCCCGTACGACCATCGTGAAACTTCTTGAGCACGAACTCGCCGGCTGGGAATTTGTTGATATGGTCTCTACTGAGAGTCTTGATAGGGCTCTCGGAATGGATGTGCGTCTGATTGCTTTGGGTTTGGAGGGCAGGAGCGTAGAGAGCGCCGGTCTGCTTGATGATCTCGCGGCGATCACCGAACGCTTTTCCGAAGCGCCGATAGCACTGCTGTCGAGTACGGACGATGCCTCGATTGCCTCTCAGGCGCTGAAAATGGGCATTCGTGGCTTTTTCACCACCTCCATTCCCATAGAG is part of the Rhizobium sp. CB3090 genome and harbors:
- a CDS encoding response regulator transcription factor, translated to MSISSRTKRRIGRNAPTVIIIDHHTLARTTIVKLLEHELAGWEFVDMVSTESLDRALGMDVRLIALGLEGRSVESAGLLDDLAAITERFSEAPIALLSSTDDASIASQALKMGIRGFFTTSIPIEIALAGLRLVLAGGIFCPQPLDTLTNGLTRHVDSHDDDHKMIEARAHSPDLADFTPREADVLAELQRGCSNKVIAGKLNLSGHTVKMHVQHIMRKLQVQNRTEVVARLGYRLANGHDAAAS